One genomic region from Bartonella australis AUST/NH1 encodes:
- the clpA gene encoding ATP-dependent Clp protease ATP-binding subunit ClpA: MPSFTPSLEEVLQRALTIATQAQHEYATLEHLLLALLDDADASSVIRACKVDLEELRERLTHYIQSELDIQIRTDEDTKPTAFFQRVIQRAVIHAQSVGKDEVSGANVLVAIFSERESYAAYFLQEMGMTRYDAVRFISHGIMHDDGLSLLLEDLEEQLEQQVFDRGEKVASALSVYCVDLNRKARSGKIDLLIGRDVEISRMIQILCRRSKNNPLLVGDPGVGKTAIIEGLARRIIDGQVPEVLSNTTIFALDMGGLVAGTRYRGDFEERLKQIIKEFAQHPGAVLFIDEIHTLIGAGATSGGNMDAANLLKPVLSSGVIRCIGSTTYREYRKIFEQDRALERRFQKVDVNEPSIADAIKILQGLKPYFEDFHQLKYTDEAVKASVELSSRYMADRRLPDKAIDVVDESGAAQMLLPKKRRKKSIGVKEIEATIATMARIPSKTISGDDQKLLCNLEKELKQVVYGQDQAITALVSSIKLARAGLREAEKPIGSYLFSGPTGVGKTEIARQLASSLGIGLLRFDMSEYMEQHTVARLIGAPPGYVGFDQGGLLTDAVDQKPHAVVLLDEIEKAHPELFNILLQVMDYGKLTDHNGKKIDFRNVILIMTTNAGASDMAKSAIGFGKVLRDSDDVEAINRLFTPEFRNRLDAIIRFAPLSRLMISRVVQKFIFQLEAQLIDQEITFDVSVSAMAWLANKGYDVQMGARPLGYVIQEYIKKPLADEILFGKLRNGGTVRVSTHKLNEGKETLKLQISPSNIPIHSKNRKAESSVKKRIAKKNSAT, encoded by the coding sequence ATGCCGTCTTTTACGCCCAGTCTTGAAGAAGTTTTGCAACGTGCATTAACAATTGCTACTCAAGCACAGCATGAATACGCTACATTGGAGCATCTTTTGCTCGCCTTATTAGACGATGCTGATGCAAGCTCAGTTATTCGTGCTTGTAAGGTAGATTTAGAAGAGTTGCGAGAGCGTCTGACTCATTACATCCAGTCAGAATTAGATATACAAATTAGAACAGATGAGGACACAAAACCGACGGCATTTTTTCAGCGTGTTATTCAACGTGCAGTGATCCACGCTCAATCAGTGGGAAAGGATGAAGTGTCAGGGGCAAATGTCCTCGTGGCGATTTTTTCTGAGCGCGAAAGCTATGCAGCGTATTTTCTTCAAGAGATGGGGATGACTCGCTATGATGCTGTGCGTTTCATTTCGCACGGTATCATGCATGATGATGGGTTGTCCTTACTGCTTGAAGATCTCGAAGAACAATTAGAGCAGCAGGTTTTTGACAGGGGCGAGAAAGTGGCAAGCGCGCTTTCTGTTTATTGTGTTGATTTAAATCGCAAAGCACGTAGTGGCAAAATTGATTTATTAATAGGCCGCGACGTGGAAATTTCGCGAATGATTCAGATTTTATGTCGAAGATCAAAAAATAATCCACTTTTGGTTGGTGATCCTGGAGTTGGAAAAACGGCTATAATAGAAGGTTTGGCCAGACGCATTATTGACGGGCAAGTACCCGAGGTCTTATCAAATACAACGATATTTGCTCTTGATATGGGGGGGCTCGTCGCGGGCACACGCTATCGTGGTGATTTTGAAGAACGTCTGAAGCAAATTATTAAAGAATTCGCGCAGCATCCTGGTGCCGTTTTATTTATTGATGAAATTCACACATTAATTGGAGCAGGGGCCACGTCAGGGGGCAATATGGACGCGGCGAATCTTTTAAAACCTGTGTTATCTTCGGGTGTTATACGGTGTATTGGTTCGACGACTTACAGAGAATATCGCAAAATTTTTGAACAAGATCGGGCTCTGGAGCGCCGTTTCCAGAAGGTCGATGTTAACGAACCGTCTATCGCAGATGCAATTAAGATTTTACAAGGACTGAAACCCTATTTTGAAGATTTTCACCAGCTTAAATACACCGATGAGGCAGTAAAAGCGTCAGTAGAGTTGTCTTCGCGTTATATGGCTGATCGCCGGTTACCAGATAAAGCAATTGATGTCGTCGATGAAAGTGGTGCAGCGCAGATGCTTTTACCTAAAAAGCGGAGGAAAAAAAGTATAGGTGTTAAAGAAATTGAGGCAACCATTGCAACTATGGCGAGGATCCCGTCAAAAACAATTTCTGGTGATGATCAGAAGCTTCTATGTAATCTCGAAAAAGAGCTCAAGCAAGTTGTTTATGGGCAAGATCAGGCAATTACAGCTTTAGTGTCATCGATTAAATTAGCGCGGGCGGGGTTGCGCGAGGCAGAAAAACCAATAGGCAGTTATTTATTTTCGGGCCCGACAGGTGTCGGAAAAACAGAGATTGCGAGACAACTCGCGTCTTCTTTGGGGATCGGGCTGTTACGTTTTGATATGTCAGAATATATGGAACAGCATACAGTAGCCCGCTTAATAGGGGCCCCTCCGGGCTATGTGGGGTTCGATCAGGGTGGTCTTCTCACAGATGCTGTTGACCAAAAGCCCCATGCGGTTGTTTTGTTAGATGAGATCGAAAAAGCCCACCCAGAATTGTTTAATATTTTACTGCAGGTGATGGATTACGGCAAATTAACGGACCATAATGGGAAAAAAATTGATTTTCGCAATGTTATTTTAATTATGACAACTAATGCGGGTGCTTCGGATATGGCGAAGTCGGCCATAGGGTTTGGCAAGGTCCTTCGTGATAGTGATGATGTAGAAGCTATCAACCGATTATTTACGCCAGAATTTCGTAATCGGTTGGATGCTATTATTCGGTTTGCGCCTTTATCTCGATTAATGATTAGCCGGGTTGTACAAAAATTTATTTTTCAGCTTGAAGCACAGTTAATTGATCAGGAGATTACTTTTGACGTAAGTGTTTCCGCGATGGCGTGGCTAGCTAATAAAGGGTACGATGTCCAGATGGGCGCGCGCCCATTAGGATACGTGATACAAGAATATATCAAGAAGCCATTAGCCGACGAAATTTTATTCGGGAAGCTTCGTAACGGCGGTACGGTTCGTGTGTCAACGCACAAACTAAACGAAGGGAAAGAGACGCTAAAATTACAAATTTCACCTTCTAATATACCTATTCACTCAAAAAATAGAAAAGCTGAAAGTTCTGTAAAGAAGCGTATAGCGAAAAAAAATTCCGCCACTTAA
- a CDS encoding RidA family protein codes for MTDNSIEGRLEKLGIIIPAATQPIANYTATSQSGNQLFISGQLPFFDGKLIAAGKVGTTVSAKKAKKSAEICAINILAQAKATLGALNKIKKITKITVFVAVDPNFTDIPLVANGASDLFVNVLGDPGRHARSAVGVSALPMDAPVEIEAIVEI; via the coding sequence ATGACAGACAACTCAATTGAAGGCCGTTTAGAAAAGCTCGGTATCATCATTCCTGCAGCAACACAACCCATCGCAAATTACACAGCAACATCACAGAGTGGTAACCAACTGTTTATCTCTGGTCAGTTGCCATTTTTTGACGGAAAACTGATAGCTGCTGGGAAAGTCGGAACAACCGTCAGTGCCAAAAAAGCAAAAAAATCAGCTGAAATATGTGCTATCAATATTCTTGCCCAAGCAAAAGCAACTCTTGGCGCTTTGAATAAAATAAAAAAAATAACCAAAATCACCGTTTTTGTCGCCGTAGATCCTAATTTTACCGATATTCCTCTCGTCGCTAATGGAGCTTCTGACTTATTCGTAAACGTCCTCGGCGACCCGGGCCGACATGCCCGTTCCGCTGTCGGTGTCTCCGCTCTTCCTATGGATGCTCCAGTAGAAATTGAGGCGATCGTGGAAATATAA
- a CDS encoding HIT family protein, whose translation MKKTYDNNNIFAKLIRNEIPSVRVYEDDDVIAFMDIMPQAPGHTLVIPRKGSRNLLDADAETLFPLIKAVQKIANAVKKAFHADGVTVMQFNEAASNQTVYHLHFHVIPRMKGIELTPHNNTATPTEILEENAQKIRTAL comes from the coding sequence ATGAAAAAAACTTATGACAATAATAACATCTTTGCTAAATTAATTCGTAACGAAATTCCTTCCGTCCGTGTTTATGAAGATGATGATGTTATCGCATTCATGGATATCATGCCACAAGCACCGGGTCATACGCTGGTCATCCCTCGGAAAGGCTCCAGAAATTTGCTAGACGCAGATGCTGAAACATTGTTTCCGCTCATTAAAGCTGTTCAAAAAATCGCCAATGCTGTTAAAAAAGCTTTTCACGCGGACGGCGTAACGGTTATGCAATTCAATGAAGCAGCCAGCAATCAAACAGTTTACCATCTCCATTTTCACGTCATACCACGTATGAAGGGAATAGAGCTTACCCCTCATAACAATACGGCCACGCCCACAGAAATACTCGAAGAAAACGCACAAAAAATCCGCACAGCCCTTTAA